TTGAAGAAGTGTGAAGCTGAATTTTAAGCCTAAATTATTATAAATTAAATATTTTAGATGTTTTTAAAATTTAAACAAAAATTTTTTAAGAGACGGGTTTTTAAAAATGCATCAGCTAAAAATTTCTATTTCATTGTCAGTACTGGCAGGACTGGTACTAACTTTATGGAAGCTTTTATAAATAAAGCTTCTCACGACGTATTTTGTGTTCATGAACCTCATCCTGATTTGTTCAACTTATCGATAGAAAAATATCGAGAAAAAAAATCTTCTAATTATATTTATGAGAAACTTCAAGAATCTCGTTACGAGGTCTTACACAGTTTTTTGAACAGTAGGAAATCGATTTATATCGAGAGCAATCCATTCGCAGCTTTCTTGGTTGATAATCTTAAAGAAACGTTTAAAAATGCTAAATTTATTTTTATCTATCGAGATATAGATACCTACTTGCTTTCAGCTTTAAATAAATCTCCGCTAGGAAACAATGTTAATAACTTTTATGCTAAAGATGATGGCCGCAAGAGACTTTCGCCTATTGATTTTGATAATAATGAACTTGCTAAGGTGTGGTCGGATTTATCTCGTGCACAAAAGATCACATGGTATTGGACTAAATGTAATACATATTTAAGGAATTATGCCAAAGATAATTCAGGTCATGTTTTAGAGTTAAAGTTTGAAGATTTATTTTCCCTCGAAAATAAAAAGAAACACACTTCTTTTTCTAAGCTTTTTTCATATCTCAATATTGAATTAGAATCTAAACATTTGAATGAGTTACTAAAGAATTCTTTTGATAAAAGGAATAGCACTGAAGAAAAGTTTTATAAATCGTTGACTGAATTAAGTCAGCACGAAACGGAATGGATACAGTCTCAATCCGCTAATCTGAGCAGAGAGCTTCATGACAAG
This genomic interval from Nonlabens spongiae contains the following:
- a CDS encoding sulfotransferase, which produces MFLKFKQKFFKRRVFKNASAKNFYFIVSTGRTGTNFMEAFINKASHDVFCVHEPHPDLFNLSIEKYREKKSSNYIYEKLQESRYEVLHSFLNSRKSIYIESNPFAAFLVDNLKETFKNAKFIFIYRDIDTYLLSALNKSPLGNNVNNFYAKDDGRKRLSPIDFDNNELAKVWSDLSRAQKITWYWTKCNTYLRNYAKDNSGHVLELKFEDLFSLENKKKHTSFSKLFSYLNIELESKHLNELLKNSFDKRNSTEEKFYKSLTELSQHETEWIQSQSANLSRELHDKVSLNDLG